The following are encoded together in the Synergistes jonesii genome:
- the hisF gene encoding imidazole glycerol phosphate synthase subunit HisF — MFAKRIIPCLDIKEGRVVKGVNFVKLRDAGDPVECAAAYEKAGADEIVFLDIAATSDGRKTVSDLVRRVAEKVFIPITVGGGIRSAEDIREILRAGADKVSLNTAAVKNPALISEAAEKFGRQCVVVAIDAKKRGDSYWEVVTSGGRVPEHIDAFGWAVKAEELGAGEILLTSMDRDGTKAGYDLELTELISSSVKIPVIASGGAGAPEDFYDALTKGKADAALAASLFHFNEVPIPELKEYLSLKGVPVRK; from the coding sequence ATGTTTGCCAAGAGAATAATACCGTGCCTGGATATTAAAGAGGGACGCGTCGTGAAGGGCGTCAACTTCGTAAAGCTGCGCGACGCCGGCGACCCCGTCGAATGTGCCGCGGCCTACGAAAAGGCGGGGGCCGACGAGATCGTCTTTCTCGACATCGCCGCGACGAGCGACGGAAGGAAGACGGTCTCCGATCTGGTGCGCCGCGTCGCCGAGAAGGTCTTCATACCGATCACGGTCGGCGGCGGCATAAGAAGCGCGGAGGACATACGCGAAATACTGCGCGCCGGAGCCGACAAGGTCTCGCTGAACACGGCGGCGGTGAAAAATCCGGCGCTGATAAGTGAAGCGGCGGAAAAATTCGGCCGACAGTGCGTCGTCGTCGCGATAGACGCGAAAAAGCGCGGCGACAGCTACTGGGAGGTAGTTACCTCGGGAGGCCGCGTGCCGGAGCACATCGACGCCTTCGGCTGGGCCGTGAAGGCCGAAGAGCTCGGAGCCGGCGAAATACTTCTGACGAGCATGGACCGCGACGGTACGAAGGCCGGCTACGACCTCGAACTGACAGAGCTCATTTCATCGTCGGTAAAAATCCCCGTCATCGCCTCCGGCGGCGCCGGAGCGCCGGAAGACTTCTACGACGCGCTGACGAAGGGCAAGGCCGACGCGGCGCTTGCGGCCTCGCTCTTCCACTTCAACGAGGTACCCATCCCGGAGCTTAAGGAATATCTATCGCTGAAGGGCGTGCCCGTGAGGAAGTGA
- a CDS encoding sugar diacid recognition domain-containing protein, translated as MTMYGTKAEVFADVPPARKREPPQGYGESSILGGRDLLAKYAQEISEYLSSMMGRSIIITDINGIIIGAPAKERIGEFHPPSIPCIKYKKMSFDDAEGAKKLGVWYPGSTVPLFYNGRVIGTAAIAGEPEVVLQFTMLVKNQIESMLREKIYSPGAGSPQKKINELVHDIASFDPASGDHASLTLKGAHIGVDLDRPRGAIAVFFSNFCGLGGLENNPVKITYENYSDPIEAEIDYSAMHGRVIVLLREIFQDPQAIIASVARDRFAVICPRETDDKKSPDEEIEALCDSADKIYSKLKSASLETIVGVGFPARNLFELPAAYKNAWEVAGIAEKLSMPPGAYSFNRLLLEGILSSVKQNVALRYIDKKLSDAESESDAQMLIETFKAYCESFFSKQRAAERLHLHRNTLSYRLAKLEEYLGISMEDFKQVMAFYLALGIRDLHKKGCAR; from the coding sequence ATGACAATGTACGGCACGAAAGCCGAGGTTTTTGCCGACGTGCCGCCCGCCCGGAAGCGTGAGCCGCCGCAGGGGTACGGGGAATCGTCGATTCTGGGAGGTAGGGATTTGCTCGCAAAGTACGCGCAGGAAATATCTGAGTATCTGAGCTCCATGATGGGGCGAAGCATAATCATCACCGACATCAACGGCATAATCATCGGCGCTCCAGCAAAGGAGAGGATCGGGGAATTCCACCCGCCGTCCATCCCGTGCATAAAATATAAAAAAATGAGCTTCGACGACGCCGAAGGCGCGAAGAAGCTCGGAGTCTGGTACCCGGGCTCGACGGTGCCGCTCTTTTACAACGGTCGCGTGATAGGCACGGCTGCGATCGCCGGGGAGCCGGAGGTCGTGCTGCAGTTCACGATGCTCGTCAAGAATCAGATCGAAAGCATGTTGCGCGAGAAGATATATTCGCCGGGCGCCGGCTCGCCGCAGAAAAAGATAAACGAGCTCGTGCACGACATCGCGTCCTTCGACCCCGCGAGCGGCGACCACGCGTCGCTTACGCTGAAGGGCGCGCATATCGGCGTCGACCTCGACAGGCCGCGAGGCGCGATAGCGGTCTTCTTTTCCAACTTCTGCGGGCTCGGCGGCCTTGAAAACAATCCGGTAAAGATCACTTACGAAAATTACAGCGACCCGATAGAGGCCGAAATAGATTACTCGGCGATGCACGGGCGCGTGATAGTCCTGTTGCGCGAAATATTCCAGGACCCGCAGGCGATAATCGCGAGCGTCGCGCGCGACCGCTTCGCCGTGATATGCCCGAGGGAGACCGACGATAAAAAGTCTCCAGACGAAGAGATAGAGGCGCTCTGCGACTCCGCAGACAAAATTTACAGCAAGCTTAAGAGCGCGTCGCTTGAAACGATCGTCGGCGTCGGCTTCCCGGCGCGCAATCTCTTCGAACTGCCCGCCGCCTATAAAAACGCGTGGGAGGTCGCCGGCATCGCGGAGAAGCTTTCGATGCCGCCCGGTGCGTACAGCTTCAACAGGTTGCTCTTAGAGGGCATCCTGTCGTCGGTTAAGCAGAACGTGGCGCTGCGCTATATCGACAAGAAGCTCTCCGACGCTGAAAGTGAGAGCGACGCGCAGATGCTGATAGAGACCTTCAAGGCCTACTGCGAATCGTTCTTCAGCAAACAGAGGGCCGCCGAGAGGCTTCACCTTCACAGGAACACGCTCTCTTACCGCCTCGCGAAGCTCGAGGAGTACCTCGGCATCTCTATGGAGGACTTCAAGCAGGTCATGGCGTTTTATCTCGCCCTCGGGATACGCGATCTGCATAAGAAAGGATGCGCGCGCTAA